The Bubalus bubalis isolate 160015118507 breed Murrah chromosome 1, NDDB_SH_1, whole genome shotgun sequence genome includes a region encoding these proteins:
- the CHMP2B gene encoding charged multivesicular body protein 2b isoform X2: MELEIKKMAKIGNKEACRVLAKQLVHLRKQKTRTFAVSSKVTSMSTQTKVMNSQMKMAGAMSTTAKTMQAVNKKMDPQKTLQTMQNFQKENMKMEMTEEMINDTLDDIFDGSDDEEESQDIVNQVLDEIGIEISGKMAKAPSAARSLPSASTSKSTISDEEIERQLKALGVD; encoded by the exons gaattagaaattaagaaaatggccaAGATTGGTAATAAAGAAGCTTGCAGAGTTTTAGCCAAACAGCTTGTACATCTAcggaaacaaaaaacaagaacttTTGCTGTAAGTTCAAAAGTCACTTCCATGTCCACACAAACAAAAGTGATGAATTCTCAGATGAAGATGGCAGGAGCCATGTCTACTACAGCAAAA aCAATGCAGGCAGTAAACAAGAAGATGGATCCACAAAAGACATTACAAACAATGCAGAATTTCCagaaggaaaacatgaaaatggaaatgactGAAGAAATGA TTAATGACACACTTGATGACATCTTTGATGGCTCCGATGATGAAGAAGAAAGCCAAGATATTGTGAATCAAGTTCTTGATGAAATTGGAATTGAAATCTCTGGAAAG ATGGCCAAAGCTCCATCAGCTGCCCGAAGCTTACCATCTGCCTCTACTTCAAAGTCTACAATCTCCGATGAAGAGATTGAACGGCAACTCAAAGCTTTAGGAGTAGATTAA